From the genome of Aspergillus oryzae RIB40 DNA, chromosome 4:
TCCGACGGGTTCATATCGATGGATTCCACGATGATTACGtgcctcctccccctctgTATAGCAAGCATCAAAATGATCTGCTGCTACCTATGGGGGAATGTCCACTAAATACTAAGACCCTACGACTGCATTGCGAGCAGTCGCTGGAtaatatcttcttcaattctgcCGCGCTTGATTGTGCACCCAGTTATGAAACAGTGATTCAAAACCAACCATTAATTGCAAACTACACTCAGACAACGTATTCTTAGAATTGGATggcaggatattcttttgACCATGGCCGTTACCACTAGCCCGTTTCGACTTAGAGCAATGAGGCTTGTTAGTAAACGTCTTCGCCAAGTACTTTGTCTAGGGGGATTGGATTCCAGTGAGGCTTTTGTTTCCACCAGGATGGCGTCGTCAATGTTAGTCAAAACAAATGAACAGCACGGGACGAGTCGACCTTCGCGCGATGAACCTTGCGAATCAATGGGCAGGCCAGCAACCACCTTCGACGCGATGTCCGACCGTGGCAGCGCGGGTGAAGTAGCCGAGTCTGCAAAAGCCGCGAGATTCTGGCTCCTCATGTTCAACCTGGCCGCTGTCCTGATATTGTCCAGCGTAGACATGAACATCGTCGTTACGGCAGTTCCTAGCATTACAACCTATTTTCACACAGTGGCAGATGTCGGGTGGTATTCTTCTGCATTCAGGCTCAGCCAATGCTCCTTCCAGTTTGTGTTTGGCAAGGCCTACCAGCTCTTCTCTATCAAACGCGTCTTTTTGTTTGCCAATGCTATCTCGATAGCAGGTTCGTTGCTCTGTGGGGCGGCCACTACATCAACCATGCTCATCGTTGGGAGGACTGTTGCTGGACTAGGATCAGCTGGTCTTCTTTCAGGGTGCTTCGTTATCCTCGTGCAATCCACACCTTTGCGCAGACGACCAATATTCACCGGCATTATGGGTGCCGTCGAAGGCCTGGCGACACTATCTGCACCACTTCTTGGTGGAGCGATTGTGCAGTCAATTGGCTGGCGATGGTGCTTTTACATCAGCGCACCTCTTGGTGCTGTTGCGCTGGTGTTGACAATGTGTTGTTTCTCAGATTTGCCGAAGTCTAGCGACATTTCGCGCCTGGCAATTAGGGAGAAAATCTTGCAACTATACTTGGTTAGCAATCTGCTGTTCATACCGGCGATCACGGCCCTGTTCCTTGCCATTCCGTGGGCCGGTACGAAGTATTCCTGGGGTAGTGGCTTAGTGATAGGCTTCATTATTGCCTTCGCTGTCCTCATGGCGGCCTTTATCTACAACCAAAAACGCTGAGGAGATGCTGCCCCTCTCCCTTTTCGCATTATAAAGCGCCGTAGCGTGATCGCTGGATGTATATTCATTATATGCGGCAATAGTACTGACAGTGTACTTGAGTATTATCTGCCTACTTACTATCAGATTGTACGTGGATATACTCACACCCAGAGCGGCTACATGATGCTTTCTATTATATATCGCCGGTACCATTGGCGCACTCATCCACGGCTTCGGGACCGGCGCCATTGGGTACTACGCACCATTTATGCATTTCGCCTCAGCTATAATGCCTGTTGCCGCGGGACTCATCACCACCTTCTAAATCACCACAAGCTTCGCGGAGTTAATTATATACACTGCGTTCTCGGGCCTTGCATATGGCATCGACTTCTCCGGACCACAGAACGCTGTCCAAACAGTGTTACCTGTGGAGGACGTGCCGCTTGATACATCCATTATGCTTTTCGCCCAGTCTTTCGGTCCAGCTGTTGCGATTGCAATTGCACAGGTCCTCTTCGTCAATCAGCTGTCAACTAATCTCAATGGTCTCGTGTCAGATCTGGAGGAGCATATATATCGAGAATACTGGCCTAGCGCAAATTGTGACATCCATGCCACCGGCTAAGACGCGAGAATCTCGTGGCAATTGATAAAAGCCTTATACAGACATGGTACTTGGTAGTTGCACTCGCATGTGGCACGATGATTGGGAGCTTGAGGATAGAATGGCGCTCCGTGAAGTCGAGACGCGACTAGGAATGATTGAAGATAGGGAGGACTGGTGTGTAGTACTAAGACCCACCCATCCGATAGCTATATCTCTGGGTGATCACTGGTGCTTTCGATATCAAGAGGCTTTTGTACTTCATGAGTTGTAATGCATACCAAGCCTTGGGACGCAGAAGCCTCAGGAACTGATGGACAGATCGATGGTAACGAACAACTGTGGAAAGATAAAACAATCATCACATGTAGTACTAAGCAAAGTACCTTAATGTCCAAGTTGTGGTATTATTCAATCTTTCAAATTGATGAGGCCGTCCACATTAATTCTACTATCTACACAGCTACTCAGCCTTGCCAAATCTCTCTCTATGTTCTGCCCACAATCGACTCCGGAGCTCTGGATTCTGCAAAACCTCAAGGCCTGTCGCAGCCATGATGGAAGCGAACCGCAAGGACGATTCAAATGCCTGTCGTGTTCCGGCTGATTTTTCAAATCCAGGATGATGGGGTCCGATCTTCGGTGATTCTACCTCGATGAGGAACCCAGGATGTAGGCTTGGTAGCTCATAACTGACATTGCCTGTTTTGACAATTAGTATCAGCGACCATTGTGGTGATGAACAGCCCTACCTTGATCCGTTGACGCGCCACTGACTGCAGGCAATGCTTTCATGTAATACTGCTTTTGCTCCTGTGAATGTTTATAGAAGGTGTCAATAAGGATATTATTGCATTGCAATTCTTTGTAGTTTTCAAGCCTAGGTCCAACCACGTTAGCGATAGCTAATAGAGACTTCCTGTTGCGAGCTTTACTTACCATTCAAACTCAACCGTGCACCCAGCGGCTGTCGCAGCCCCTTCACAGCAGGCAGTAACCCTCCTGGCGGTTTCTTGCAATTCTGCGTCTGTCTCCGCGCGGGCAAAGAATTGGAGCTCTGTGAGATGAGGAATCACATTGGGCTTGTCACCTCCCTTGGAGATGATTGCGTGCATACGCTGATTAGGCGCAACTTGTTGTCGAAGCATGGCGATGTTACTATAAGCAGCTACCGCGGCATCCAATGCATTGTGGCCCAGCCAAGGGGCATTGCCGGCGTGAGCGCTAACACCATGGAAGGTCACAGTGGCTCCGCGACGAGCCATAACGCGAGGAGCAACCACGCCATCCTTTTCCATGCCAGGCCCAGGGTGACCCATGAGGCAGGCATCGACTCCCTTGTAGGCACCAGCCTTGATAAGCTCAATCTTACCGCCGCCGCCCTCTTCTGCAGGAGTGCCGAGAAGGCGTACACGGCCCTCAATCTGGTTAGCCTTGATTGCCTCTGCAGTGGCTAGGAAAGCTGCAAGGGACGAGGTGGCGATTAAATTGTGCCCACAGGCGTGACCAATTTCGGGCAAGGCATCGAACTCGGCGTTATAGACAATCAAACCTCCTCCGGTCCCGACCTCGGCTTCGAATGAGGTCTTGAGTCCATAAGCATGACGCGTGACGGTGTATCCCAGCGACTCGAGCAGGTCGCATAGGGTGTCATGGGCGTGAACCTCTTCAAATGCAAGCTCTGGATTGGAGTGAATCTAAATTGGATCAAGAGAAATTAACGGGATATGTCTAGTAGTATAGGGGTGGACAGCTCTGATGGTGGCCACTTACTTCCTGGTTAACTTGCCAGAGACGCTCCTCGTGTTTGCTTATAGTTTCCGATATTGAAGCCATATTGAGAGATCTTATAATAATGAATGATTTGATATACAAGAAAATATGCAGAGCATATCACTGTTCTACTTGTACTGGTCCACGTACTTATAGTGAAATAGCGCATATACGGCGGATGCCTTAGGTGGATACCTGAGAAGCCTACTTTGATATCGGCAAATGCCTGTCCAATCAGCGGTTGCCCCTCGCTTATCCCGCAACCAATTACCGAAAGAAGCGATGACTGATCCACTCAAAAGGCCAACAACActccttcatttcttcttctcgctgCCATTTATGCAACAACATACCAGACCATCCATGAAAGTTATGTCTGGACGCAATGCGCCGCGATCCCGGACCGGTAAGAACTCTAGTTTAGACCGGGTATATTGCGTTCCTGTCGCTAAATGATTACGCAACAGGGTGCGCCACGTGTCGGACTCGGAAGATTAAGTGTGATGAGACGCATCCTTCGTGTGTCCGATGTGTAAATGCTCAAATGCAATGTGAATGGATTCACAAGACTCCGAGAAAGGCTTCCAGGTCGCGACCCGTCTTGAAAGCATCGAGGGTTCCAGGCCTACAACGAACCTATCATCCTCTCCGACCGCGGAATATAGACGGGAGTATGCATTTTACTTCCCTATCTCTACCGGATTCACATTGCCTATCATCTAGCGAGAGGGAGTACTTCGCATTCTTTCCCCATACGTCCATGGTGCGATGGCTTGGGAAGCCATGGCAGTGGGCCTCCCTGCATTATGTCTATAGTCATATCGCGCCGCATTCTTCAGTCGTAACGAGGATGATTTTGGCAATCTCCGCCACGGAGCTGGAAGGGATTCGCCATATGGAGCGACTTAGAAGCGACCAGATGGCATCATACGACCAATGGCCGGGTGAAGCAGGGACGTCACACTATCAAAGTGCTCTACGCGAATTTCAGCTCATCCTTAGCAACAGCCAGGGGTCCCTATCTCCTCACGAAGTGAATGAAATTTCAACGGCCTTTTTTCTCATGGTGACATATGAGTATCTGTTTGGCCAGGATAGCTCTGCCGTAGAGGTGCATATTCAGGGCATCTACACGTTCCTCAAGGCTCATGATTTAGTTCCGAGACTAGGCGAACCTGGTCAACGTGTTAGACTACCGGTACTGACTCAACAGTTATTGCTTTTCGTAATGTAAGTCAATGTTGGCTTGGACGTAACCCGTAGCCTTGTACTTATGCCCACAGGTATGCGAACCTCACAATATGCAAATACGGTCGTCTCCGCCAATTGTGGGAGGAGGCTGGTCATGAATCTTCCTTTATATCTACTATGGATGAGCTCTTTTATAACAGCCGGACGTCACAGCATGCAATCTGGCCATTCGAATACCCGAGCGAAGCGGCGTTGGATGACATATCCGTCTTTCGTCCGCTGGAGCTGACCAACGAATGCAAAAAACTGAAATATAGACTCTTGCTCATGCCCCAAACGACACGAGGGAAATCCGAATGGTTACTCATGGATTGTATAGAGCAAGACCTATGTGGCATTGGAAAGGTATACAGTGCCCTCATTCCACTGGAACTATCTAGCTAACCACCAGTCCACGCATAGCGATACCAAGACTTGATAATCATGAGCCAGCAGCCACATTCGGACTTGCGGAATCGACAATTGCAAACGGTCTACTTTGCAGTTGCAGAGTATCACGCGACCACTGTATTTTTCTGCTACCGGCGAAGCTTGCTCAGCGGTATGATCTCTCCGTCCGTGTCCTCTCACGATGCAGTAAATGGCGCATTAGCAATCATTAAGGAGCTTTCAACCGTGAGCCCTTCGTGTTTAGGAAGAGTTCACTGGCCGATGATTGTTCTGGCCAGGTGTATGGAGGACTCCCAAGACCGCCAGTGGATCCGGAAGACGCTTATAGAATCGCAGCATACGATAGTCTTTCCGTCTATGAGGGGGTGGCTTGATGAAATGAGTGGCCCCGACCTGTAGTGTTAGACTGTcaccaaaccaacaaaatTGTAGACATTATCTCTCCATATCTAACCTCGGCTCTCAGTCTTATCGTCAATATTTGTCTCTGATATGGTAGAACCCTGAATACTCTTGGCAGACCATCCTCAAAGGGGAAAATCTGGGGGTGGAGTGCATGGTGCTAGACCCATTTTTGCCGACACAGCCAATGAATCTCTTGCCCTAGATATGGCCCTATTCGCGATGCTGGGCTCTGAGTGGTTGCAAGTTACGCGACGGTCAACTCAATTTCGGTCCATGCCACACGATAAAGTTTACTGATATGCCAGATAACGGAATGAAACTTCAGGATCATCTCAAGCTAGTCAATCTCTCGAGCGGGGGCACCGATACTATGTTATCAATGATTTGATCACGGTGGCGAAGGCCAAGAGCATCAGTATTTAGGAACAGGATGCAGACGTCTGACGGGCTCTTACTTTTGGAAGTTTCCCTGAAATCCAAAGAACTGTCATTTCAATGTCGAACATTCAAGAAAAGCCTGACGCTTTCGATAAGGAAGGGGAGGTAGGCTTGGACCATGCTACGGATCTCAATCGACCTTCTGTTGGGTATGGGGAACAGTTGATGGATCCATCAGCCTCGACCGGGAACAAGTCCTTACTGAGAAAGATCGACTGGCGGTACGTCTTCTTGCATGAACAAGTCCCTTTAGGGGGGTTTTAGAATTAACTGGGGCTTCTAGTCTGTTGCCAATTATGATGTTATCATATATGCTTCAATTTCTGGACAAGCAGAGTTTGTCCCAAGCCGCTATCATGGGTATCATAGAGGATCTGGTTAGTCCGATGGCCGAAGAAAAGACGATAGGGACTGACTAGAGAGCGTAAAGAAATTGACTGGCACTGAGTACTCGTGGTCAGGCTCGATATTCTACTTCTCATACCTTGTGTTTTCATATCCAGCCTCCATGCTCATGGTTCGACTGCCGATTGCGAAGGTTCTCGCCACAACACTGTGAGCTTCAGCTTCCCTGTACAGTCGTTTAATTATCAGCAGTATTGACCATGGTTTAAGCTTTCTTTGGGGTGTTGTGCTCGCATGCCACGCTACTACACATGACTTCACTGGAATTATGGTTACTCGCTTCTTTTTAGGTGTCACGGAGGCTGCCATTTCGCCTGGCTTTAGCCTTATCACTGGCATGTGGTATACCAGGTCGGAGCAGCCATTTCGCCATGGTTTATGGTTCGCTGGTAACTCCCTCGCGACAGCATTTGGGGGACTGATAGCATATGGCGTCGCTCATATTGCTGGTTCCATCCCCGCCTGGAAGGTGCGACTCGTACCTTGATCCCGTCGGTGCAAGAGGTTAACGATTGAGTAGTGgctatttattatatatggAATAATCACTGTCGTCTGGTCGATTGTTTTCGTGCTATTCATTCCAGACTCACCCTTAACCGCACGATTCCTCTCACGCTCTGAACGCGCTGAGGCGGAAGAACGAGTCAAAGTCAACCAAACAGCTATCAAACACGACAGGATCCAGTGGCACCAGGTATGGGAGGCCTTGGCGGACTACAAGATTTacatcttgttcttcttccaggtAGCCAACAACATTCCAAATGGGGGTTTGACAATGGtattcccccctccctcaaTCTGGCTTGCAAGTATAGTTCGTTGATCTATCTACATAGTTCTCAGCAATCGTTGTAAAAGGCTTCGGGTTCACGACGTTACAAACCTACCTATTGGCGATCCCAACGGGTGCTGTGCACGCCTTTTTTGCTCTCGGAAGGTAGTTCTTTTCCATAGTCTATCCATCTTGCACGGCTAACATGGTCAACCCCCAACAGTACCTACCTTGCCAGCAGGTTTCCAAATACTCGTTGCATGCTACTGGCCGGCTGCACAATGATTGCGTAAGTtccatcacctcctcctAAGACTACCATATCTGACGAGAAGCATATAGTCTCATTGGAAACATTATCGTCTACGCCTGTGAAAGCACAGGAGTCCGCCTCTTCGGTCTCTACCTCTTTGTTGCCTACGCGGCAGGTATCCCGATGACTCTCTCCATGGTCTCGTCAAATGTTGCTGGCTTTACCAAAAAGGCGACCGTCAGTGCAATGATGTTCATCGCCTACTGCACAGGGAATATCGTCGGTCCATTCCTGTTTTTCGAGCGTGAAGCTCCAGGTTACAAGGTAAAGCTATCCTGTCGGAGTAATGATCACACTAACCTGTAGCTAGAGCGGTTTTATCGCAATGATGGTGTGCCTTGCGGCGGCGACTGTTCTGATCCTAGTACTGGGGCTATCATGGCGGATGGAAAACTCACGGAGAGATCGGGTATATGGGCCAGCGACTCTTGCACCTACGAATAGTCCTAAAGAGCCCGCTCAAGGGATTGCTGTGGCGAGGGAGGATCTGACTGATGTTCAGAATACGGCATTTAGATATGTCTTCTAACCTTGGGCGTCTTGCTAGTTCATAATAATTGTGGCGTTCTAGTGAGCTTCGTGCTCCTGAATGCCAAGAGATCTATTTAGTCTCAATTTTGACCCAACGAAGAACGGTCATAATTGGTTCTATAGATGATTGTCCCCATGAAGCTTTcggaaagaaacaaaaaagaaagcaaatgCAATAAACCGGTCGAATCACCATAATCCAAGCCGTGAATCTGAGAAGCTCAGCCTCTCCATGTGGGTCACCATTCGTACTATACATCAAGGGCATTGGCTACTTCGTTTATGATGTGGAGAATCAATGCAATGATCCCTTCCTCATGAGTGATAGTTACGAAGACTAGTCCTTTAGAGAGGGTTGTCTCCAGTCTTGACAACCCATTCGCATCACCGACTTGGCATTTCAGCTCCGCTCTCTCATACAGGAATGGTTGTTATAATCGCCCCAGCTGTCATAGAAAGTGGAGAATTTAatacttttttcttcaaggcTGAGATATCTTTGGTCTTAGCATGTACACTGGAACCACTTAACCATACCCCAGTCTGGACCCCTCGCACAGATAAAGACAGCACTGCCCCCTGAGTCTGCCATCTTGTCGTCTTCACAACTCTGCCATTGAACACGATATCTAGGACGTTACCAAccgccaaaaaaaaaaaaaaaaaagaaaaaaaggaaggccaGGGATATTAGGACGACCCATGCAACCACAACCCCGACAGAGAAGATTTTCGCGCCGGTCGCGAACGGGATGTCAAACATGTCGGTAAGTCTAGCACCCAACGGACTGCAGCAACTCGCTCATAAAACCCTGGATTACCACAGAGCCCGACGGGTGAAATGCGACGAGACACCGGGCGCATGTAAACAGTGCATCTCCACTGGGCGCAATTGCGATGGATACGACCTGCCTCGCTTACCGGTTGGCATGAAGAGACAGAGGCAGGATCTAGCTTGGTCGGGGCCGTCTATGCGAATCCTCCTGGATCTCCCCGGTACCAATCCCGATGAACGGCGGtgtttcaatatcttccagacgTACACGGTGCCTATGATGGTGAGCTGGTTCGATTCCGATGTCTGGCAACAGATCGTGCTCCGGATGAGTCAAGCAGAGCCGGCGATTTATCATGCCGTCGTCGCACTGAGTGCCATTCACGAAGATTCGGAAAAGGCAGGCTTACCCCCAGGTGCCATGGATATAAGGAACACCTACCACAGGTTTGCGCTGGCGCAATACAGCAAAGCGGCTTCGATGCTGTGTAGACGGCTAGTGTCTAACGATCCACAAGTGCGAGCAGTGGCGTTGATGTGCTGCATCATGTTCATCTGTTTTGACCTTTGTCGAGGGAACTACAAGGCGGCGTTTACACATTTACAGAACGGAGTACAGATCCTAGAGGGCCAAATAACCAAGGCGAACCGACGTCATACATCCCCCCAAAGCATCGACTCCGGGTCTCCGACAGAATCTGCTCTGACAAGGGTATTACTGCATCTAGATGTGCAGTCAGCCCACTTTGGCGACTCCGGTCCCCTGCTGCATCTCCACCCCGTGGTACTGGGAGTGGGAAGCCGTGACAACCTCTCGCTGAATAGCCTCAGAGAAGTAAAACAGAGGCTTGATCCGATCATGAACAATATCCTTCGTTTTCGCAGGTCCTGTGAGCCATATGTGCGCGGGGAGATAAGCGGTCCGTTTCTGTTCGATATCGCCGAGGCATCAGCTGAACAACGCAGAATCCAGGCGCACTTGGATGACCACATTCGGGCCTTTGAAGACTATGTCTTACGTCAAGCGCCATATCTAGTCAACTCCAAGGACGCGCGTAGCATTGACTTGATGCGATTGCAAAATGAGGCCCTGACCAATATCCTGGAAACCAGCCTTGTGACATCGGAGATGGTCTATGATGATTACCTCCCTGTATACAAGAAGATCACCAGACGTGCTGAGAAGATCATCACCAGCTTTCAGTCCGACTATGGCACTCATCGCCCGTGTATTGTCATGGATATGGGTGTTATCCCGTCCCTGCTTTGGGTGTGCCTCAAATGCAGGGACTTTCCGACAAGACATCGGGCCGTGAAACTTCTCGAGAGATGGCCCCATCGTGAAGGAGCCTACGATTCCCATCTTTTGGTCCAAATCGTGAAGGACCATATGGTCCTCGAACAACCAATCGCCGGTGACGGAGCCACGGCAAATGTCCCGGAGTACGCACGAATCGATAGCGTAATGAGGGTGAACACATCCGGGGAAGAATGAAATTCTACCAATGGAGCCCAGTCCAGTtggttttctccttctctcttttcttcctataACATCTCGACACATAAATTGTAGTCCATAACTCAAACTAGCAAGGTTCACGATATAGACTTTACACCGCAACAACCATTCGGGTCTATGTGTTATTCTGTATTGGCAagtcttctcctctttctatCGTTTTCAAGCATTAGACTACTTTCGCCTCCCAGCCTACGGCAAGAGCCTTTctgacgaagaaagaaaatactaATTATACCGTGCTATACAGTTGTCGTGGGCAAGCACTATGGGTAACGGACTTTTTATTGCTTAGACGCCACCTGGACTAGATCTCTGGCTTCTGCCCGTAAACCACCGATATCTCGAGGTATGCGTGGATACTCGGATTATTTAGTGCATCACGCATTCTCGCAAAGATcacctcaacctcctctcTCGACCACTAATATCTCGTGTTAGTTACTCGTTCATACTCCCATATGGCAGTTACTTACTCCAAGGATCTTGGTCCAGAGCATCATAGCCCACATCTCCAGACTTTCCTCCATGACGATGCGAAAGAACCGTCCTAGAGTCTTAAGATGCGGGTCTTTTGGCCAGGGGCCGATGGGTAGTTTGTACCGGTGTTCAGAAACGTTCACAAACCCAGCATCAATCATCCGCTGCTTAGACTCGTCGACGATACGTAATGTCTTGCCGAATTGATCTCCCGCTTCGAGACTTTTCTGGCCCCAGATTTCATATATCGTGCCTGCGGTGCTTCCGTCGTCCGAGACCGGGGTCACACTCATCTCGGCCTGTTCCAAATATCCACCGGGATGAAGGTTCCTAAGCGCCAGGGTAATTAAAACCGCTGTCAGCAGttgatgaaggaaagaaacttACTTCAGAGCCTGCTGATAAAATTTTCCCCAGTCCGCCACACACCCATATAGCCCACGAACATGAATAAAGTCAAATGGGCTTTTGTATACCCATTCGTCACAGCAGTCGTCAATCTCAAAATACACATTAGGAGGGACAAAGCTAGGCTGAATTGGCGAGAGATCCGTTCCAATAACAGTTGCTCCAGGGTGCAGATCGGCAAAGTCAGTGGCCCAGGAGCCAGTTCCTGTTCCGACATCAAGGACTCGCAGCGGATTCTTGATCGGGGCGAGGTGCAATCGGCCATGCAACAACAAGCCGTAGAGGTGATGACAGATCTCCATCGCGTCAATTGCCTTCTCGTCGTTGGATCCCCAATACGATCCCGCATGATACGCGTGGTAGCGTCGGCCGTTTTCGTAGACATAGTCGACGATACTGCTGCGCATCGATGTTACCTCGGAGTCCGTCGCTACATAATGGGAGTCGTAATCATCGCCGGAGTCGACGAGTATCTCCTCATCCCTGTTCGCCATCTCGTGTAGAACTTATTATGGAGTCGTCAATGACAATCGAAATCTTCCCCTGACAGGGTCGGACTTGTGTGCGGGCAAATTTATATGCCAGCCGCTAAGAATAATCACCAGGTTACATCTCGCATAAGTGTCTCCAGTCGAATGACAGAGATACTCGCCCAATAATATCGCCACACGAGATATGGATCTAAGTGATACTAGTTAGGACAGTGGGGCCGGGGAATCGGGCACTGGGGCCGCTTTCTAACGGTCGAGAAGACCGCTCCCAAAACGTAGAAGCCTCCAAGCTTGGTGGGCCCACAGACTGTGCCACCATGGCTGTTAGTGGGGAAAGGTATATACAGGCTATCATGGCA
Proteins encoded in this window:
- a CDS encoding uncharacterized protein (predicted protein); the encoded protein is MLLAGCTMIALIGNIIVYACESTGVRLFGLYLFVAYAAGIPMTLSMVSSNVAGFTKKATVSAMMFIAYCTGNIVGPFLFFEREAPGYKYWGYHGGWKTHGEIGYMGQRLLHLRIVLKSPLKGLLWRGRI
- a CDS encoding uncharacterized protein (permeases of the major facilitator superfamily), producing the protein MSDRGSAGEVAESAKAARFWLLMFNLAAVLILSSVDMNIVVTAVPSITTYFHTVADVGWYSSAFRLSQCSFQFVFGKAYQLFSIKRVFLFANAISIAGSLLCGAATTSTMLIVGRTVAGLGSAGLLSGCFVILVQSTPLRRRPIFTGIMGAVEGLATLSAPLLGGAIVQSIGWRWCFYISAPLGAVALVLTMCCFSDLPKSSDISRLAIREKILQLYLVSNLLFIPAITALFLAIPWAGTKYSWGSGLVIGFIIAFARRSVIAGCIFIICGNSTDSVLEYYLPTYYQIVRGYTHTQSGYMMLSIIYRRFAELIIYTAFSGLAYGIDFSGPQNAVQTVLPVEDVPLDTSIMLFAQSFGPAVAIAIAQVLFVNQLSTNLNGLVRENLVAIDKSLIQTWYLVVALACGTMIGSLRIEWRSVKSRRD
- a CDS encoding class I SAM-dependent methyltransferase (predicted protein) — translated: MANRDEEILVDSGDDYDSHYVATDSEVTSMRSSIVDYVYENGRRYHAYHAGSYWGSNDEKAIDAMEICHHLYGLLLHGRLHLAPIKNPLRVLDVGTGTGSWATDFADLHPGATVIGTDLSPIQPSFVPPNVYFEIDDCCDEWVYKSPFDFIHVRGLYGCVADWGKFYQQALKNLHPGGYLEQAEMSVTPVSDDGSTAGTIYEIWGQKSLEAGDQFGKTLRIVDESKQRMIDAGFVNVSEHRYKLPIGPWPKDPHLKTLGRFFRIVMEESLEMWAMMLWTKILGWSREEVEVIFARMRDALNNPSIHAYLEISVVYGQKPEI
- a CDS encoding M20 family metallopeptidase (metal-dependent amidase/aminoacylase/carboxypeptidase), with amino-acid sequence MASISETISKHEERLWQVNQEIHSNPELAFEEVHAHDTLCDLLESLGYTVTRHAYGLKTSFEAEVGTGGGLIVYNAEFDALPEIGHACGHNLIATSSLAAFLATAEAIKANQIEGRVRLLGTPAEEGGGGKIELIKAGAYKGVDACLMGHPGPGMEKDGVVAPRVMARRGATVTFHGVSAHAGNAPWLGHNALDAAVAAYSNIAMLRQQVAPNQRMHAIISKGGDKPNVIPHLTELQFFARAETDAELQETARRVTACCEGAATAAGCTVEFEWKSLLAIANVVGPRLENYKELQCNNILIDTFYKHSQEQKQYYMKALPAVSGASTDQGNVSYELPSLHPGFLIEVESPKIGPHHPGFEKSAGTRQAFESSLRFASIMAATGLEVLQNPELRSRLWAEHRERFGKAE
- a CDS encoding Zn(II)2Cys6 transcription factor (predicted protein); the protein is MSNMSVSLAPNGLQQLAHKTLDYHRARRVKCDETPGACKQCISTGRNCDGYDLPRLPVGMKRQRQDLAWSGPSMRILLDLPGTNPDERRCFNIFQTYTVPMMVSWFDSDVWQQIVLRMSQAEPAIYHAVVALSAIHEDSEKAGLPPGAMDIRNTYHRFALAQYSKAASMLCRRLVSNDPQVRAVALMCCIMFICFDLCRGNYKAAFTHLQNGVQILEGQITKANRRHTSPQSIDSGSPTESALTRVLLHLDVQSAHFGDSGPLLHLHPVVLGVGSRDNLSLNSLREVKQRLDPIMNNILRFRRSCEPYVRGEISGPFLFDIAEASAEQRRIQAHLDDHIRAFEDYVLRQAPYLVNSKDARSIDLMRLQNEALTNILETSLVTSEMVYDDYLPVYKKITRRAEKIITSFQSDYGTHRPCIVMDMGVIPSLLWVCLKCRDFPTRHRAVKLLERWPHREGAYDSHLLVQIVKDHMVLEQPIAGDGATANVPEYARIDSVMRVNTSGEE